One window from the genome of Andrena cerasifolii isolate SP2316 chromosome 3, iyAndCera1_principal, whole genome shotgun sequence encodes:
- the LOC143366771 gene encoding uncharacterized protein LOC143366771, whose translation MSQICPSSSHQLVAAAIAFRRARRKFPKNYGLYGNSEDATNVDKAESAMAHEEANDQENLWFSSRKCSNAAPSRVEAKAAWSDEYAESGSIKESLLQRPIICSCCRKRNDAAKANEPMSIFKTRDQCSAGDALDVVPSKEHNEIARKSDPSQSEQLQNCDGKTMKSFITEPRNSSRCRASYVHSRRRSPKETSAKLDPVNLLHDRGREQVDHAKGSGSPEKRSCNADEPGCDAAGKGSKPVHRGSRSKVNFFSLQKDSSSSGIPRNCDFHCQQHSTLDLLRPHRDACRSQNPHRCYHPRNCCHHACDDEHHSCLSKEKPRLASDTCLCPSNSSNQRACNKGHVEMLCNHDCCLKDSEKITTVQEQNDDEYDDSIGMINHKDSLCILVEKYRASKKCRHKKCLVEAEFSEERVKDECSRSFTSEASCPMDDNAKQRDKHPDTDNCRPRDNRASIGKSCRHACGQAFREGDCVQLKNLRSRLVKTGACCSAKGTPWRHTF comes from the exons ATGTCTCAGATTTGCCCGTCCTCGTCGCATCAGCTGGTCGCAGCCGCGATCGCTTTTCGGCGGGCTCGACGTAAGTTCCCAAAGAATTATGGTCTTTACGGTAATTCGGAGGACGCAACGAATGTCGATAAG GCGGAAAGCGCCATGGCGCACGAGGAAGCAAACGACCAGGAGAACTTATGGTTTTCTTCGAGGAAATGTTCGAACGCGGCACCAAGCCGCGTCGAGGCTAAGGCGGCCTGGAGTGACGAGTACGCGGAAAGTGGCTCGATCAAGGAAAGCTTACTTCAGAGGCCAATAATCTGCAGTTGCTGTCGTAAACGCAACGACGCTGCAAAGGCTAACGAACCGATGAGCATTTTCAAGACAAGGGATCAGTGTAGCGCGGGGGACGCGCTCGACGTCGTTCCAAGTAAAGAGCACAATGAGATTGCGAGGAAAAGCGATCCCTCGCAATCGGAGCAGTTACAAAA TTGCGACGGGAAAACGATGAAAAGTTTCATAACGGAACCGAGAAATTCCAGCCGCTGCCGTGCCTCATACGTCCATTCACGGAGACGAAGTCCGAAAGAAACTTCGGCCAAATTGGATCCCGTTAATCTTCTGCACGACAGAGGCCGCGAGCAAGTGGACCACGCTAAAGGCAGCGGCTCGCCCGAGAAACGGA GCTGCAACGCGGACGAGCCCGGCTGCGATGCAGCGGGAAAGGGCTCGAAGCCGGTTCACCGGGGCTCTCGGTCGAAAGTGAACTTTTTCAGCTTGCAGAAGGACAGCTCGTCGTCCGGTATACCTCGTAACTGTGACTTCCATTGCCAGCAACACTCCACTCTCGATTTATTACGGCCACATCGAGACGCCTGTCGGTCCCAAAATCCCCATCGCTGCTACCACCCTCGCAACTGCTGCCACCATGCCTGCGACGATGAACACCACAG TTGCTTGTCAAAGGAGAAGCCGCGTTTGGCGTCGGATACCTGTCTCTGCCCATCGAACTCCAGCAACCAGAGAGCTTGCAACAAAGGGCACGTCGAGATGCTCTGCAATCACGATTGCTGCCTGAAGGATTCGGAAAAGATTACCACCGTTCAGGAGCAGAAcgacgacgagtacgacgattCCATAGGCATGATCAATCATAAGGACTCCTTGTGCATCTTAGTGGAGAAGTACAGGGCGAGCAAGAAGTGCAGGCACAAGAAATGCCTCGTCGAGGCGGAGTTTTCGGAGGAGCGAGTCAAAGACGAGTGCAGCAGGTCGTTCACTTCCGAAGCAAGCTGCCCAATGGACGATAACGCTAAACAGCGAGATAAACATCCGGACACGGATAATTGCCGGCCTCGAGACAATCGCGCGTCGATAGGGAAATCGTGCAGGCACGCCTGCGGCCAGGCGTTCAGAGAAGGGGACTGCGTCCAGTTGAAGAATCTTAGATCCCGCTTAGTGAAGACTGGCGCCTGCTGTTCAGCAAAAGGTACACCTTGGAGACACACATTTTGA
- the LOC143367235 gene encoding uncharacterized protein LOC143367235, translating to MDVLLQKHEAKHIYKVPEGLRELCTDISREVLRSQPTDLHTFVAEYVDTLLITRENTKIAVKVVNNILLESQAILSILYRTGFSLEQIAVAAPRIQKAFREYLDAIDVQPVQICEDHTCEERSMVSIRSILEATGSTRKDAQHAATVIQAAFRGHYERMALNEAQGKIQWQRAVTNTLDILKKAGATQAEISKAAKHIKVFAYRGYYARRNQKMGILIFIFLADADEELDRKDERTLEPTEAIQAVAWMEMMYKDSGLTMERANDAASVIQGAYRRYRARRDSYDVQRLESTKSMVVEAILDTLRHRVFEKVTSRDDIPKEHGTREELIATSTKLRMAFKEHVRVSRISKEAHLEPGGMDEGEESLEEESEEDEEETLTTERSPTSDYPPLESEAKSEMEDTEEQLTEAETDEQIASEAEVTTENLPTSPEVQSEAEAEAEAEMETEAEAEDPMELELEDEAEGQAAKENEEHQHEMAAEEEEEENVAQETGPAGDAAE from the exons ATGGATGTATTGCTTCAGAAGCACGAGGCCAAGCACATATACAAAGTGCCAGAAGGGTTACGAGAGCTTTGCACTGACATTTCGCGCGAG GTTCTCCGATCGCAGCCCACGGACCTGCACACTTTCGTCGCCGAGTACGTGGACACGCTTCTGATCACACGCGAGAACACGAAAA TTGCGGTCAAAGTCGTAAACAACATTTTACTCGAAAGCCAGGCCATTCTGTCCATACTTTACCGGACCGGTTTCAGTCTGGAGCAAATCGCGGTCGCGGCTCCGCGGATTCAA AAAGCATTCCGCGAGTACTTGGACGCGATTGACGTGCAGCCAGTGCAGATATGCGAAG ACCACACTTGCGAGGAAAGGTCCATGGTGTCGATAAGAAGCATCCTGGAGGCAACAGGGTCGACGCGCAAGGATGCGCAGCACGCTGCTACAGTGATACAA GCTGCGTTTCGTGGCCACTACGAAAGGATGGCTCTGAACGAAGCTCAAGGGAAGATTCAGTGGCAGAGGGCAGTGACGAATACGCTGGACATCTTGAAGAAAGCTGGCGCCACGCAGGCGGAAATCTCGAAAGCCGCGAAGCATATAAAAGTA TTCGCCTATCGCGGCTACTACGCCAGAAGAAACCAGAAGATGGGCATTT TAATCTTCATCTTCCTAGCGGATGCGGACGAGGAGCTTGACAGGAAGGATGAACGCACACTGGAACCCACAGAAGCCATTCAAGCTGTCGCGTGGATGGAGATGATGTACAAGGACTCTGGGCTGACTATGGAAAGGGCCAACGATGCTGCTTCGGTTATTCAA GGAGCTTACAGAAGATATCGCGCGAGGCGAGACAGCTACGACGTGCAACGGTTAGAGTCGACGAAGTCGATGGTCGTGGAAGCTATTCTCGATACTTTGCGACACAGGGTTTTCGAGAAAGTAACATCGCGCGATGATATCCCCAAAGAACATGGGACCCGAGAAGAATTGATAGCTACCAGTACGAAGCTTCGCATGGCTTTCAAAGAGCACGTGAGGGTGTCGCGTATATCGAAGGAAG CCCACTTGGAACCCGGCGGGATGGACGAGGGGGAAGAATCGTTGGAGGAAGAGAGCGAAGAGGACGAAG AAGAGACGCTGACCACGGAACGTAGCCCCACGTCCGACTACCCTCCGCTGGAATCGGAAGCGAAGTCTGAGATGGAGGACACTGAAGAACAGTTGACGGAAGCGGAAACGGATGAGCAGATTGCATCAGAAGCCGAAGTTACCACGGAGAATTTGCCCACCAGCCCCGAAGTACAATCGGAAGCCGAGGCCGAAGCTGAAGCCGAAATGGAAACCGAGGCCGAAGCCGAGGACCCTATGGAATTGGAACTCGAGGATGAAGCCGAAG GGCAAGCAGCGAAAGAAAACGAGGAGCACCAGCACGAAAtggcggcggaggaggaagaggaggaaaatgTTGCCCAAGAGACTGGTCCCGCGGGCGACGCGGCGGAATGA
- the LOC143366735 gene encoding modular serine protease-like — translation MDARAALSVAFSLAVLVASLPNEADVRVRRRADPPWARPQNYYQSPGRGNNKFTGQGNHNKGPPGGVPPGLAGGGPPGLSGDGPPGLNKPGKGKPNYNEYDNGPSWDGKPDNTGGKPSIIDRVDDDKTGSSARPPEDKGQSCKKNEFRCGSNECLPGTVRCDNKFDCRDSSDEYGCVTKPENEAGCVLPEQPEGGSYELGGCGKPCSKRSGDKVPRNSILTYTCRGNYILHGSTVSICVNDTWHNQPSCLKTCPALSSTTVNILCAYKGDEVSCTERVKPGTVATLSCKSSYKLAVTNDPGYRTVTCLQNGEWDRYIFRCLPECGIPISQGNTLVVNGFEAKLGLFPWHVGIYNKKADNAYEQICGGSLISNNLVVSAAHCFYDEVYNKARDKSHFAVAAGKHYRDWNAHENYVQKSSVSEITLPERYIGARANFAEDIALIKLASPFELTALVRPICIDWDNVYARSQLQAGQSGKSAGWGKTITGEPSESLQELTMPFVPYNQCLSVVPDDFRGYITSDKFCAGRLNGSSLCEGDSGGGLCFDTDGTWYLRGIVSVSPVKDNKCDYHSYTVFTSTGYFRDWIRAAYVIA, via the exons ATGGACGCACGCGCTGCACTGTCGGTGGCCTTCTCGTTGGCGGTTTTAGTGGCGTCGC TGCCCAATGAAGCAGACGTTCGCGTGAGAAGAAGAGCAGATCCACCATGGGCTCGCCCGCAGAACTATTACCAGTCCCCTGGTCGCGGAAACAACAAATTCACTGGACAGGGGAATCACAACAAAGGCCCTCCAGGCGGTGTGCCGCCAGGACTAGCAGGCGGCGGTCCTCCAGGTTTGAGCGGTGACGGCCCTCCAGGGTTGAATAAACCGGGGAAGGGGAAACCGAATTACAACGAATACGATAATGGGCCTTCTTGGGACGGCAAACCAGATAACACCGGAGGAAAGCCATCTATAATTGACAGGGTAGATGACGACAAAACGGGAAGTTCCGCCCGTCCACCAGAAGACAAAGGGCAGAGTTGCAA GAAAAACGAATTCCGTTGTGGGAGCAATGAATGTTTGCCGGGGACCGTGAGGTGCGACAACAAATTCGATTGTCGCGATTCAAGCGACGAGTACGGCTGCGTCAC AAAACCGGAGAACGAAGCGGGATGCGTCCTTCCCGAACAACCCGAAGGTGGAAGTTACGAACTAGGCGGTTGCGGTAAACCTTGCTCGAAGCGTTCTGGAGATAAAGTTCCCAGAAACAGCATTCTGACTTACACCTGTCGGGGCAATTACATTTTGCACGGAAGCACCGTTTCCATTTGCGTCAACGACACATGGCACAACCAACCTTCGTGTCTGA AAACCTGCCCTGCCCTGAGCAGTACCACGGTGAATATTTTATGCGCCTACAAGGGAGACGAAGTGTCTTGCACCGAACGAGTTAAGCCGGGAACAGTGGCGACTTTGTCGTGCAAATCGTCCTACAAATTAGCCGTGACGAACGACCCGGGATATCGCACGGTTACTTGTCTCCAAAATGGCGAATGGGACCGTTATATTTTTCGCTGCCTTCCAG AGTGTGGAATACCCATTTCACAGGGTAACACGCTGGTCGTGAATGGATTCGAGGCAAAGCTCGGGTTATTTCCATGGCACGTCggtatatacaataaaaaagcaGATAACGCGTACGAGCAAATATGCGGAGGCTCTCTTATAAGCAACAATCTCGTCGTAtcag CCGCCCATTGTTTCTACGACGAGGTGTACAATAAAGCCCGCGACAAATCGCATTTCGCCGTGGCAGCCGGGAAGCACTATCGCGATTGGAACGCCCACGAAAATTACGTGCAGAAGTCGTCGGTGTCCGAGATCACGTTGCCAGAGAGGTACATAGGTGCTAGGGCGAATTTCGCCGAAGACATAGCCCTGATCAAATTGGCCTCGCCCTTCGAATTAACCGCGCTGGTGCGACCGATCTGCATAGACTGGGACAACGTCTACGCGAGGAGCCAGCTGCAAGCGGGCCAGAGTGGCAAG TCGGCCGGATGGGGTAAGACGATCACGGGCGAGCCAAGCGAGAGCCTGCAGGAGCTGACCATGCCCTTCGTGCCCTATAATCAATGCTTGTCCGTGGTGCCCGATGATTTCCGAGGGTACATCACGTCCGACAAATTCTGCGCTGGTCGATTAAATG GCTCGAGCCTCTGCGAAGGGGATAGCGGCGGTGGCCTCTGCTTCGACACGGATGGAACTTGGTACCTGCGTGGAATTGTCAGTGTCAGTCCAGTCAAGGATAACAAATGTGATTACCACTCCTACACCGTGTTCACCTCTACTGGTTACTTCCGAGATTGGATTCGCGCCGCTTACGTAATCGCGTAA